A genomic window from Sorex araneus isolate mSorAra2 chromosome 2, mSorAra2.pri, whole genome shotgun sequence includes:
- the LOC101541316 gene encoding class I histocompatibility antigen, Gogo-B*0101 alpha chain-like encodes MWEPRTLLLLLSGTLALTHTRAGPHSLRYFETAVSRPGGEPRFIAVGYVDDTQFVRFDSDSASPRMEPRAQWVEQEGPEYWERETLKAKNTAQTFRANLNIARDYYNQSEADSHTIQKMFGCDVGSDGRLLRGYWQYSYDGAEYLALNEDLRSWTAGAGTQAWRTQRKWEQGGDAQHYRNFLEGECVEWLLRYLENGKDTLLRAEAPRRHITHHPFSDREVTLRCWALGFYPADITLTWQRDGEDLTQDTELVETRPSGDGTFQKWAAVVVPSGEEQRYTCRVQHQGLPEPVTLRWEPPSQPTILTVGIIVGLALLGAVITGAVVAAVISRRKRSGEKGGQYTQAANCDSSQGSDESLSNPRV; translated from the exons ATGTGGGAGCCGCGaaccctcctgctgctgctctcggGGACCCTGGCCCTGACCCATACCCGGGCAG gcccccactccctgcggtATTTCGAAACCGCCGTgtcccggcccggcggggagccCCGCTTCATCGCCGTCGGCTACGTGGACGACACGCAGTTCGTGCGCTTCGACAGCGACTCGGCGAGTCCGAGGATGGAGCCGCGGGCGCAgtgggtggagcaggagggacccgagtacTGGGAGCGGGAGACGCTGAAGGCCAAGAACACCGCCCAGACTTTCCGAGCGAACCTGAACATCGCGCGCGACTATTACAACCAGAGCGAGGCGG ACTCTCACACCATTCAGAAGATGTTCGGCTGCGATGTGGGGTCCGACGGGCGCCTCCTGCGCGGGTACTGGCAATACTCCTACGACGGCGCCGAATACCTCGCCCTGAACGAGGACCTGCGCTCCTGGACGGCGGGGGCTGGCACAcaggcttggagaacccagcgcaAGTGGGAGCAGGGGGGTGATGCTCAGCACTACAGGAACTTCCTGGAGGGGGAGTGCGTGGAGTGGCTCCTCAGATACCTGGAGAACGGGAAGGACACGCTGCTGCGCGCAG aagcccccagGAGACACATAACTCACCACCCCTTCTCTGACCGggaggtcaccctgaggtgctgggccctgggcttctaccctgccgacatcaccctgacctggcagcgtgatggggaggacctgacccaggacacagagctggtggagaccaggccttcaggggatggaaccttccagaagtgggcggctgtggtggtgccttctggagaggagcagagatacacgtgccgtgtgcagcaccaggggctgccggagcctgtcaccctgagatggg agcccccttctcagcccaccatCCTCACTGTGGGCATCATTGTCGGCCTGGCTCTCCTCGGGGCTGTGATCACtggagctgtggtggcagctgtgatcaGCAGGAGGAAGCGCTCAG